The Triticum urartu cultivar G1812 chromosome 6, Tu2.1, whole genome shotgun sequence genome includes the window ccggttcatcccaccaaccgggaccaaaaggtccagatgaaccgggactaatgccttagccgcacgaaccggaaccaatgctcacattagtcccggttctagactgaaccaggactaatgggctaagccggcctggaccatagccctgttttctactagtgtttggGTTAACTTATCAAATTGTTTGAGACCGTACGCTAATGGGTGGAGTAAACTATAGCAAGATAGCGTATTTGGGTTGTTCATTGCCTTCTACATTTATGGCACTCATGTTGAGCTGCTAGCTAGTTAGGTAGCCCCTTTGAGTTCCGTTCTCATCTTTTCTCTACCAACTTCACACTCCACGAGGTACgcagtctctctctctctctctacatGATTCTATCTTCATTTGCGGAATGGATACTAACTTATAAATAGGTTGATTGTGATGAAATTACACAAGTTGCATATCTTTGCTCGTAAGCAGCCAGAAAGTGATTGACTAAATCAATACTCCATAGAAGCCtgccaggtcctctcacatgctTCGAATTCCCAATAGGTGATCCAGCTAACGATCTGGCTAGATTTGTACGAGTAAGGATTCGGCCCGTCACTGCTAGCAAGCACCCTTTTCTTTTCACAATAATCATAGCCTATAGTCTAAAAAAGCAGTTGTAAAGACTCAAAATCTATAGTTGATGTAGTTATTGAAATACGCATACGGCCCTGGCCAGGCTCCATGGAAGCTTGTTTTAGAAGAAGAAGAGTGAAAAAACTGAAAAATGTTTTTGAATTATAAAAAATTCTGAATTTATTTTGGTGTGTGTGTAGATGCTCATTATGTGCTTGTTAGGATTTTATGAGAGCGTGTGTTTATTCCCGAGCTACATAAAAAGACAAATATATGATCTATGATaaataatactccctctgtaCCACAATACTTCTCGCCAGGGGCGGAGCTACAGGGTGGCCACGGTGGGCCGCGAATTTTGGATCAGCCTATATATATATGGATCTCTAACTGGGCCAGAGGAAAAAATGGCCCAATAACACTTATCTGTTGAACGCAACCAGGCCCTCACGTCGAGCAGAACCAGCCGCGGAGCCTCGCCCCGACGCCCTCACACAGCCGTGCCCTGTCGTCCTGCCCTTGCCTCGCCATCGTCGGTCGCCGCCTCCGTTCGCCGCTCCTCCCTCCTGTGGTCCTGCCTCTCCCTCCTGCGGTCCCGGTGCTTGGATCCAGTCGCGCCCATAGCATCCCACCTCCCTGCCGGCTGCCGCCCTGTGCCCTTGCGGGTTGCGGCTCTGCTCCCGGCCGCTGCCCTGCGCCCTTGCGGGTTGCGGCTCTGCTCTCGGCCGCTGCAAGTGAACGGCTGCCATGGCACTGCCCAGTCGGCATCCTAGCCTTTCCAGGCCTCCAGCATAGAGCTGGTGGTCGCCCGATTTGACGTATCCAACTCAGAGCTCGCCCGCTACCCTCATTCCCCAATTTTAATTTGTGGTTTCTTCTTTAATTTAGGGTTTCTACCAGTACATGAACCGATCAATGTTGCACATCATTTTGTGTTAAATTGTGTCATTGTGATAGGTAGAAAAGAAATCATTATTGCATAATATTGAAGAATCAAGAGGACATGGGGCATTGCTTCTCTTTTCAATAGACATGCTTTGAAGATAGAGAAGAAGAATCCGCCGGATATGATTGAAGAACAAACCAAAGAACTTCTCAAGGTATGTACTATGGTCCATGTAATATGCACTATGTAGACTTGTTTGTCCAAAACAGAGATTTAATTGAAAATTTTAGTGTGTTTGTAAGACCAGATTGATCTATGTCTATGTGATATTGGTAATTAGTTATAGTGATCACATGTCATATTGCTTATCAATTTTTCTTTGCGGCGGACCACCCTGTTCTCAAATGCTAGCTCCGCCACTGCTTCTCGCTGGAGGAACTTGTATCGGTTTTCCCCAACTACAAGTATTTAGGTACAGAGGGAGTATATGTACTATTTCTACTATAGATCTGCAATTTTTTTTGTATGACGCCCACATGTTGCAGAGAACATTCTGCATGTAAATGTGGTGGCTTTAAAAATGAATTTAGAACATCTAAATATATTCTTTTACGTTTAGAAATGGATCCCGGGAGTCAAAAGACCCAACTTGTGTAGAGGTTCTTTTTGCAGAGAAATAGTTGCCATAGTGATATTACGGAAAGGTGTGGCTACATTCGGATGTAGTACACCCGAATTTTCGAAAAACTGACAAAACATGTATCAAACGTGATccaaaaattctgattttttgTGATATCCAACATGAACAAATGTTTTAGAGACATGCCAAATTTCATCCACAAATAACATCCGAAGAGCTCTCACCAAAAATAACAAAATCACATGTCAATGTTTTCTGCATTTTTTAGTACACGATTTTGTCTTTTCTGTCGAGAGCTCATTGCATGTTATTTGTGGATGAAAAGTTTGCAGCAACCTAAAAAATTATCATGATCCATGTCAcaaaatttctgaatttttttatcaagtttgatattgatttttttGGTTTCTTGTAAACTCGGGTGTAGTACGAGTATGATATTAGTAGGAAACTGAGACCACGATCATTTAGCTCTTATTGTGATGTGCCTTTACTATAGCTTTTTTATAACAATATAAAACACACAAATTGTGTTTGGTCCAACCAATTAAGATCCTTCAAAATAAAATTGTTCTAATGGATAAATTAGAACTTTGTAGACTTAATTGCAAACCTAATTGCAATATGATGAAGCTGATTGATGTTTGTTGTCGCAGAGAATATGTTTGAAGCAGACAAAGCAAACAGGGTGGGGATCTCGTCAGGAGATTCCTCGCAGCCTCAGCCACAAGAGATCATCACCGTTGACAATCAACGCCCACACATGTCGGTTGATGATTTGCTCAAGGCAATAAAAGGAGCCAACGGCATGCCGGTGTTGTTCGTCCCCTCCAGCGACGGCCGGCTGGCGGCAGTAGCCATGGACGGCCTCCATCAGAATCTGGTGCCCACCTACTCCATTTCCGAAAAGAAGAACCAACAGGATTTCCGGGCCTGGCTGCTGCTCCTCACGTCACTGGTCGCTACCGTCACCTTCACCGCAGGGCTCGCCCCGCCCGGCGGCTTCTGGGACGCCGACGACAGGGCAAACAGGCACATCGCCGACACCTCGATCATGCGCGATAAGTTCCCCCGCATGTACTTGGTCTTCTACTACAGCAACACCACCGCTTTCTTCACGTCCCTGATGATCATCGGCATGCTCGCCAAGAACGTGTACAACAAGGAGACCGTAGTCCTAAAGAACCGTTTCTTCGTAGCCCTTGTCGGCCTCTGCTTCATGACCTTGGGGACTAGCTACATCACCGGCACCTGGGTCAGCCCCAGGGGAGGGGTCTACAACATCGTCATGTTTGTGGTAGTCATTTGCTACATGACCATGCACTGGGTTCTGGACTTCATAGTCTGGATGCAACGCCGTGCTACATGAAGTGAAAGATCCATCCCCGGAACCATCGGTTTGTTGCTATGAGTGAGCTATATGTAAGAACAAAATTTTGTTATCAGACACCGGCTTGTATCCGTAAATCCCTGTCCTGGTTTTGCTGCACATGCTCCTATTTTGACACCATGGAGTTGTAATTTGATGCATCCGATCCTTCAGCCAGCAAAGCACTGCATTGGGGGCGTATACTCAGCAGTCCTGGCTCACAAATCAGACATCCGCAACAAGAGTTAATTTAAGGGAAAGTAGTGGTTGCACCCACCTTCGGTGCAGCTTCTTGTTTTATTAACGTATCTTTGTTTGTAGATCTCGAGAGCATCAATATCTCCTATCGGCACTTGGACTACTCCATGGATAATGGTGGATTAAACGGGCTGGCACAAGCTCCACAAATAGAAAAGTCATGGCCTCCCTTATGATGCTTGTCACTTGGAGAATTTGGAATGAGAAAAATGCTACAGTTTTTCGCCATAAAAGTGCTCCACTGCCAATCATGCCAAACATCATCAAGGTGGAGGCGAGGCTTTGGGTCGCCGCGGGTTCCAAAAAACTATTGGTTGTTTTATCAGGAGAGTAGTCTTGTATGTTGTAAAGGGGGTGGTTGTAACAAAACTGAAAGGAATTAAAATATGCAATACGGCAGCAAGCATAAGCCACCTTCTTTTTGCTCGTTGCTCCTACTGGAAGCAAATGCCAACAGTGCACGGGAATTGAATCAAATTCGGAAAGTTTATGCAGCATGTTCAGGGCAAGTTATTCACAAAGAAAAATCAGCCATCCCTTTCAGCAAAAATACGAAGAGAAAGGACAAGGAGGAGCTGATGAATCAACTGAACATTGTCATTGAAAGTTTCTCTGGAAAAATATTTGGCCTTACCATGTTACATTGGTAAATCAAAATCCAAAGCGTTTGAATATATCAAGGAGAAAATATGGAGGAAAATACAAGGTTGGAAAGAAAAAATTACTCGTCAAAGTTCTTATCAAGGTTGTAGCACAAGTGATCACCGTTTATGCAATAGCATGCTTTGACCTCACTAAACCCCTCTGTGATGATATCAGTTCAATGATTGGGAGGTTTTGGTGGAGCCAAATGGACAAAGTGAATAAAGTTCACTAGGTTGGATGGGACATATTAACAAAACCGAAAAAAAATTTGATGATTGGGGTTCAGAGACCTATACTCCTTTAACCGGGTCATATTGGGAAAGAAAGCGTAAAGAATATTACAAAACCCATCAAACATGTGCGATAAATTATGTTAGCCAAATACTTCCCAAACCAACATGTGTTACAAGCATAACCAAGAAAAGGCATCTCATGCTGCTAGAGAAGCATTCTAAAGGGAGTCCAAATGCTAAAAAATAGAATTATATGAAGAATAGGAGATGAAAGCATGATTAATATATGGTCAGACGTTGGTTACACAGGGGAACATCCAGGAGTGTAACATTGCAGCAAGGCAACAACATCTCACAAAAGTTTCAGAGTTAATTGACCCAGTATTAGGATCATGGGATATTCGACGACTCCAACAGACTTTTAATGAAGATGTTAACATTATCCTTGACATACTAGTTTAAAGCAAAATAAAGAAAAAATCTCTCTGTTGAGCTTGTGTTACTACCGCCGCATTAAATATATCTAGCTACCATTGAGTATATCACAATTAATATACTATTTGTATGCATCTTTGTCTTTCTCTGACATTGATCATTGGTACGATATTATTTATCTGTCAATTTTACATAAGAACAATTGAACCAAATATTAAAAAAATGATCAGCATGTTATAAAATTTTGTTTATTAGGCCCAAATAAAATGTACTATTTGTCGACCCAGAAACTCCTTTTTGTAAGCCAAATTTGATCCTAATAAATGTTCACCATGTTGTAACATTTTTCTGTTCTTTTACCAA containing:
- the LOC125513045 gene encoding uncharacterized protein LOC125513045, whose translation is MFEADKANRVGISSGDSSQPQPQEIITVDNQRPHMSVDDLLKAIKGANGMPVLFVPSSDGRLAAVAMDGLHQNLVPTYSISEKKNQQDFRAWLLLLTSLVATVTFTAGLAPPGGFWDADDRANRHIADTSIMRDKFPRMYLVFYYSNTTAFFTSLMIIGMLAKNVYNKETVVLKNRFFVALVGLCFMTLGTSYITGTWVSPRGGVYNIVMFVVVICYMTMHWVLDFIVWMQRRAT